The Actinocorallia herbida DNA window GACCTCGGCTCGGCGCTCATCTATCTCCCGTCGCACGCCCGCGACTTCGACAACCCGGAGCTGCGCCCCTACCTCGACCGCTACGTACGCGGCTCCGGAGGGGTCGACGCCGAGGAACGCGTCAAGACGCTCAAGATGCTCTGGGACGCCGTGGGCACCGAGTTCGGCGGCCGCCACGAGCTCTACGAGCTCAACTACCAGGGCAACCACGAGCAGGTCCGCATCGGCGTCCTGTTCAACCACGAGGGCCGCGGCTGGAACCGCGACCTCATCGACTTCGCCGAACAGGCCATGTCCGAATACGACCGCTCCGGCTGGATCCACCCCGACTCGGCCGGGCCGGCCGTGTGAGCCGCCGCAGACGACCCCGTGGGCGGGCCCGAGGCCCCGCCCACGGGAGGGATCAGGCGTAGGAGGCGACGAGACGGCCGCCCGCGCCAGGGGTGAGCCGCTCGGGCCGAGCGGGAAGCGGGACGGCGGCGTCGAGCAGTCCGGCGTCGCCGAGGCGACGACGAGTCCGCTACAGGCCGAAGGCCAGGTGGCCGGTCAGCCAGACGCACCCGGTGAGCAGTACGGCGCGCAGCACCCAGGTCAGCGCGGTGGGCCGGGGGTCCTTGACCCGGAACCAGCGCCAGACGTGCTCGGAAAGGGTGTCGCCGGGCGCTCGTCGCGCCAGCGCCGCCCCTTCGAGCAGCACGAACGCGAGGATCCAGATGACCCAGGAAAGGGTGAACGGCATGGTCGCCTCCAGGGGGTGAGGCCTCCGCGAGCGCGTGCGGACACCGGCGTTCCCGGCAGACCGGCCGCGAAGGAAAGGGGGTGGGTTCGGAGGGCGCCCTCCCCAAGATCATGCCCGTCCGGTCCGCACCGCAACCCCGCCGCTCCGGCGCGGGTTCTGGACTCGGCCGGGTGGCCGCCGGGTGATCGGGGCGGGTCGGGAGGAAGGGCTCTGCCGAACGGGGTTCTGGCAGGTGAGTAGGGTGCTGCCATGAGTGACGCGTTGGGGACCCTGCTTGATCTGCTCGATCTCGAGCGGATCGACGACGACGTGTTCCGGGGGAGGTCGCCGGAGAGCGCGGCGCCCCGGGCGTTCGGGGGCCAGGTCGCGGCGCAGGCGCTCGTCGCGGCGGCGCGGACGGTGGGGGAGGGGAAGCTGCCGCACTCGCTGCACGCCTACTTCGTGCGGGCGGGGGACCCGGGGCAGTCGATCCTCTATCTCGTCGAGCGGGTGCGGGACGGGCGGTCGTTCGCGACGCGCCGGGTGGTCGCGCGGCAGCACGGCAAGACGATCTTCATGACGTCGGTGTCGTTCGCGGCGGACGGGCCCGGGCCGGACCACTCGCTGCCGTTGGACGTCCCGCTCGGCGACCCCGAGGCGCTGCACGGGGCGCATCCCCGGTGGATGGACGAGATCCCTTCGACCGGGTACCAGATCTGGGACCCGTTCGAGATCCGGATGGACCCGCCGGCCGAAGGCGACGGGGCCACCGGGCGCTCCCGCATGTGGCTGCGCGCGGCCGGCGCCCTTCCTGAGGACCCCGCCCTGCATCTGGCGATCCTCACCTACGCGAGCGACCTCACGCTGCTGTCCGCGACCGCCCTCTCCCACGGCCACCTCCCCGGTCCGAACAGCGGGGTCGCCCTGGTCTCACTCGACCACGCGGTCTGGTTCCACCGGACCTTCCGCGCCGACTCCTGGCTGCTGTTCGACCAGGGCTCCCCGACGACGGCCGGCGGCAGGGGCCTCGCCCACGCCCGGATCTTCACCCCCGCCGGGGAGCTCGCCGCCTCCGTCACCCAGGAGGGCCTCCTGCGCACGCCGGACCACTCCGCCTGACCGCTCACGGGGCCGTCAGCACGGCGAGGCAGGTCCTGCGCAGGTCGGCCGCGGCGGCCTCGGCCCGCGCGTCGTCGAACCCGGGTTCGGCGAACCGCTGCTCGATGTCGGCGAGGACCGCCACCATGTGCAGGAACATCACGCGCAGCCGCTCCTCGGTGAGGCCGGGCACCCGGGCGAACAGCAGCGGCAGCAGCTCGGTCATGCCGGGGTAGTGCTCCTTGGAGAACGGCCAGAGGCGGTAGC harbors:
- a CDS encoding acyl-CoA thioesterase translates to MSDALGTLLDLLDLERIDDDVFRGRSPESAAPRAFGGQVAAQALVAAARTVGEGKLPHSLHAYFVRAGDPGQSILYLVERVRDGRSFATRRVVARQHGKTIFMTSVSFAADGPGPDHSLPLDVPLGDPEALHGAHPRWMDEIPSTGYQIWDPFEIRMDPPAEGDGATGRSRMWLRAAGALPEDPALHLAILTYASDLTLLSATALSHGHLPGPNSGVALVSLDHAVWFHRTFRADSWLLFDQGSPTTAGGRGLAHARIFTPAGELAASVTQEGLLRTPDHSA